A window of the Limanda limanda chromosome 8, fLimLim1.1, whole genome shotgun sequence genome harbors these coding sequences:
- the LOC133008759 gene encoding ADP-ribosylation factor-like protein 2-binding protein, with protein QSSYLAVASPCFPDVQNCVKNIVDIVAMDEENIATSSSSATDSAFDAVIGCIENIIMEDEFQQLQQSFMEKYYLEFDNSDENKLSYTPIFKEYVDRLEKHLEQQLMERIPDFNMKTFIELLMQHKEEVAGDIVEMLLTFTDFMAFKEMFLEYRAEKEGRGLDLSPGLVVTPLISSGSKRSSSTESE; from the exons CAATCATCATATTTAGCTGTTGCCTCCCCTTGTTTTCCAGATGTTCAGAACTGTGTTAAAAACATCGTAGACATTGTTGCCATGGATGAAGAAAACATTGCTACTTCCAG TTCCTCTGCTACAGATTCTGCTTTCGATGCCGTTATCGGCTGCATAGAGAACATCATCATGG AGGACGAgtttcagcagcttcagcagagTTTCATGGAGAAATACTACCTGGAATTTGACAACTCTGATGAGAACAAACTCAGCTACACACCCATCTTCAAAGAATAT GTTGATCGACTGGAGAAACActtggagcagcagctgatggagagaATCCCAGACTTCAATATGAAGACTTTCATAGAGCTGCTCAT gCAGCACAAAGAAGAGGTGGCAGGTGACATCGTTGAAATGCTGCTGACCTTCACAGATTTCATGGCCTTCAAGGAGATGTTTCTGGAATATAGAGCT GAGAAGGAGGGCCGAGGTCTGGACCTGAGTCCGGGACTGGTGGTCACACCTCTGATCTCTTCAGGCTCCAAACGCAGCAGCTCGACTGAATCAGAGTGA
- the LOC133008756 gene encoding ADP-ribosylation factor-like protein 2-binding protein, with the protein MDIHERNVRSCVENIVEMVDMDEENFAVSSSSATDSAFDAVIGCIENIIMEEEFQQLQQSFMEKYYLEFDDSDENKLSYTPIFKEYVDRLEKHLEQQLMERIPDFNMNNFIELLMQHKEEVAGDIVEMLLTFTDFMAFKEMFLEYRSEKEGRGLDLSQGLVVTPLISSGLKCSSSTESQ; encoded by the exons ATGGACATCCACGAACGAA ATGTTCGCAGCTGTGTGGAAAACATCGTGGAGATGGTTGACATGGACGAGGAGAACTTTGCTGTTTCCAG TTCCTCTGCGACAGATTCTGCTTTCGATGCCGTTATCGGCTGCATAGAGAACATCATCATGG AGGAGGAgtttcagcagcttcagcagagTTTCATGGAGAAATACTACCTGGAATTTGACGACTCTGATGAGAACAAACTCAGCTACACACCCATCTTCAAAGAATAT GTTGATCGACTGGAGAAACActtggagcagcagctgatggagagaATCCCAGACTTCAACATGAACAATTTCATAGAGCTGCTCAT gCAGCACAAAGAAGAGGTGGCAGGTGACATCGTTGAAATGCTGCTGACCTTCACAGATTTCATGGCCTTTAAGGAGATGTTTCTGGAATACAGATCt GAGAAGGAGGGCCGAGGTCTGGACCTGAGTCAGGGACTGGTGGTCACACCTCTGATCTCTTCAGGCCTCaaatgcagcagctccactgaaTCTCAGTGA